The proteins below are encoded in one region of Segatella copri:
- the rpsE gene encoding 30S ribosomal protein S5 → MAMDKVKVNNEEVLKDRLVAINRVTKVTKGGRTFTFAAIVVVGDGNGVIGYGLGKAGEVTAAIAKGTEAAKKNLVKVPVLKGTVPHEVETSFGGAKVLIKPAAAGTGLKAGGAMRAVLESVGIKDVIAKSKGSSNAHNLVKATIAALAEMRDAYTVAGERGISMDKVFNG, encoded by the coding sequence ATGGCAATGGATAAAGTAAAAGTAAATAACGAAGAAGTACTTAAGGATCGCTTGGTTGCTATCAACCGTGTAACTAAGGTTACAAAGGGTGGTCGTACTTTCACATTCGCTGCTATCGTCGTTGTAGGTGACGGTAATGGCGTAATCGGCTACGGTCTTGGTAAGGCAGGTGAGGTTACTGCTGCTATCGCAAAGGGTACTGAAGCTGCTAAGAAGAACTTGGTAAAGGTTCCTGTACTCAAGGGTACTGTTCCTCATGAGGTTGAAACTTCATTTGGTGGTGCTAAGGTTCTTATTAAGCCAGCTGCAGCCGGTACTGGTTTGAAGGCCGGTGGTGCTATGCGTGCAGTACTTGAGAGCGTAGGTATCAAGGATGTCATCGCTAAGTCTAAGGGTTCTTCAAATGCCCATAACCTTGTGAAGGCTACTATCGCTGCTCTTGCAGAGATGCGTGATGCTTATACTGTAGCAGGTGAGCGTGGTATCAGTATGGATAAAGTATTTAACGGTTAA
- the rpmD gene encoding 50S ribosomal protein L30, with protein MATIKIKQIKSKIGAPVDQKRTLACLGLHKISQVVEVEDTPSNRGMIRKVHHLVSVVD; from the coding sequence ATGGCAACAATTAAAATCAAGCAGATTAAGAGTAAAATCGGTGCTCCAGTAGATCAGAAGCGTACTCTCGCTTGTCTTGGTCTCCACAAGATTTCTCAGGTTGTTGAGGTAGAGGATACTCCTAGCAACCGTGGTATGATCCGTAAGGTTCATCACCTCGTAAGTGTAGTTGATTAA
- the rplO gene encoding 50S ribosomal protein L15 translates to MKLNNLKPAAGSTHSRRRIGRGPGSGLGGTSTRGHKGAKARSGYKRKIGFEGGQMPLQRRVPKAGFKNINHKEYFAVNLSTLQALAEAKNLTKIGIEELKAAGLTNGKELVKVLGNGELKAKLEVEANAFSKTAEEAIKAVGGNATII, encoded by the coding sequence ATGAAATTAAATAATTTGAAACCTGCTGCAGGTTCTACCCATTCACGTCGTCGTATTGGTCGTGGTCCAGGTTCTGGTCTCGGTGGTACTTCTACACGTGGTCATAAGGGTGCCAAGGCTCGTTCTGGTTATAAGAGAAAGATTGGTTTCGAAGGTGGTCAGATGCCATTGCAGCGTCGTGTTCCAAAGGCTGGTTTTAAGAATATCAACCATAAGGAGTACTTCGCAGTAAACCTTTCAACTCTTCAGGCTCTTGCTGAAGCAAAGAACCTTACTAAAATCGGTATTGAGGAACTTAAGGCTGCTGGCCTCACAAACGGCAAGGAACTTGTAAAGGTTCTCGGTAACGGTGAACTTAAAGCAAAATTGGAAGTTGAAGCTAATGCTTTCTCAAAGACTGCCGAAGAAGCAATCAAGGCAGTAGGTGGTAACGCAACTATAATCTAA
- the secY gene encoding preprotein translocase subunit SecY, whose translation MKKFIETLKNCWKIEDLRQRLLITLLFTAIYRFGSFVVLPGINPGMLEKLQSQTSGGLMSLLDMFSGGAFSNASIFALGIMPYISASIVMQLLAIAVPYFQKMQREGESGRKKIQWYTRVLTVAILVFQAPSYLLNLKMQAANALATGISWTVFMIPATIILAAGSMFILWLGERITDKGVGNGISLIIMIGIIARLPQAFVQEVTSRLQAISGGGLIMFIVEILILYAVVCASILLVQGTRKIPVQYAKRLVGNKQYGGARQYIPLKLFAANVMPIIFAQALMFIPLAIVRYQSENASSVVQQLMDNRSLLYNVVYVILVIAFTYFYTAITLNPTQMAEDMKRNNGFIPGVKPGKDTAEYIDTVMSRITLPGSLFIAFIAIMPALAGLLDVQQAFSQFFGGTSLLILVGVVIDTLQQVESHLLMRHYDGLLNSGHTRQGGVAAY comes from the coding sequence ATGAAAAAGTTTATTGAGACACTAAAGAACTGTTGGAAGATAGAGGATCTCCGTCAGAGACTCCTCATTACTCTTCTGTTTACGGCTATTTACCGTTTTGGCTCGTTTGTGGTACTTCCAGGTATCAATCCGGGCATGTTGGAAAAACTTCAGTCGCAGACCTCTGGCGGTCTTATGTCGCTATTGGACATGTTCTCTGGTGGTGCATTTTCCAATGCATCTATCTTTGCACTCGGAATTATGCCTTATATCTCAGCTTCAATCGTTATGCAGCTTCTTGCTATTGCTGTACCTTATTTCCAGAAGATGCAGCGCGAGGGCGAGAGCGGCCGCAAAAAAATACAATGGTATACTAGAGTCCTGACTGTGGCCATTTTGGTCTTTCAGGCTCCTAGTTACCTTTTGAATTTGAAAATGCAGGCTGCCAATGCTCTAGCCACAGGTATTAGTTGGACGGTATTCATGATACCGGCAACAATTATCTTGGCTGCAGGAAGTATGTTTATCCTTTGGTTAGGTGAGCGTATCACTGACAAGGGAGTAGGTAATGGTATCTCTCTTATTATTATGATTGGTATTATCGCCCGTTTGCCACAGGCTTTCGTTCAGGAGGTAACTTCTCGTTTGCAGGCAATTTCTGGTGGTGGTCTTATTATGTTTATTGTAGAGATTCTTATCCTTTATGCTGTAGTTTGTGCTTCAATACTTTTGGTACAAGGTACACGTAAGATTCCTGTTCAGTATGCTAAACGCTTGGTTGGAAATAAGCAATATGGTGGTGCACGTCAGTACATTCCTTTGAAGCTTTTTGCAGCTAACGTAATGCCTATCATCTTTGCACAGGCTTTAATGTTTATTCCATTGGCGATAGTTCGCTATCAGTCTGAAAATGCTAGCAGTGTTGTTCAGCAGTTGATGGATAATCGTAGCTTACTATATAATGTTGTTTATGTAATCTTGGTTATTGCATTTACTTATTTCTATACAGCTATTACATTGAATCCTACTCAGATGGCTGAGGATATGAAACGTAACAATGGTTTCATTCCTGGCGTAAAACCAGGAAAGGATACAGCTGAGTACATTGATACCGTAATGTCTCGTATTACTTTACCAGGTTCGTTATTTATTGCGTTTATTGCAATCATGCCTGCATTAGCAGGACTTCTCGATGTACAGCAAGCTTTCTCTCAATTCTTTGGAGGTACATCTCTATTGATTTTGGTTGGTGTTGTCATTGACACATTACAACAAGTCGAGAGTCATTTGCTTATGCGCCACTATGATGGTCTTTTGAATTCAGGCCATACGCGTCAGGGTGGTGTTGCTGCATATTAA
- the infA gene encoding translation initiation factor IF-1 gives MAKQAAIEQDGTIVEALSNAMFRVELENGVDITAHISGKMRMHYIKILPGDKVKVEMSPYDLTKGRIVFRYK, from the coding sequence ATGGCAAAACAAGCCGCTATTGAGCAAGATGGAACAATTGTAGAAGCATTGTCAAATGCGATGTTCCGAGTAGAATTAGAGAATGGAGTTGACATCACAGCTCATATCTCTGGTAAGATGAGAATGCATTACATCAAGATTTTACCTGGTGATAAGGTAAAGGTGGAGATGAGTCCATATGACCTTACCAAAGGTAGAATTGTTTTTAGATACAAATAA
- the rpmJ gene encoding 50S ribosomal protein L36 yields MKTRASLKKRSADCKIVRRKGRLFVINKKNPKMKLRQG; encoded by the coding sequence ATGAAGACAAGAGCATCATTAAAGAAGCGTTCAGCTGACTGTAAGATCGTTCGTCGTAAAGGTCGTCTGTTCGTCATCAACAAGAAGAACCCTAAGATGAAATTACGTCAGGGTTAA
- the rpsM gene encoding 30S ribosomal protein S13, with the protein MAIRIVGVDLPQNKRGEIALTYIYGIGRSSSAKILDKAGVNRDLKVSEWSDDQAAKIREIIGAEFKVEGDLRSEIQMNIKRLMDIGCYRGVRHRNGLPVRGQSTKNNARTRKGKKKTVANKKKATK; encoded by the coding sequence ATGGCAATAAGAATTGTTGGAGTAGATTTGCCCCAGAATAAGCGTGGCGAAATCGCATTGACCTATATCTATGGTATTGGTCGAAGTAGTTCAGCAAAGATATTGGATAAGGCCGGTGTAAACCGTGACCTGAAGGTTAGCGAGTGGTCTGATGACCAGGCAGCTAAGATCCGTGAAATTATCGGCGCTGAGTTCAAAGTTGAAGGTGATCTCCGTTCTGAGATCCAGATGAACATTAAGCGACTGATGGATATTGGTTGCTATCGTGGAGTTAGACATCGTAATGGTCTTCCAGTTCGCGGTCAGAGCACAAAGAATAATGCTCGTACACGTAAGGGTAAGAAGAAGACTGTTGCTAATAAGAAGAAGGCTACTAAGTAA
- the rpsK gene encoding 30S ribosomal protein S11: MAKQKATSKKRNVRVDAIGQLHVHSSFNNIIVSLANNEGQIISWSSAGKMGFRGSKKNTPYAAQMAAEDCAKVAFDLGLRKVKAYVKGPGNGRESAIRAIHGAGIEVTEIVDVTPLPHNGCRPPKRRRV, translated from the coding sequence ATGGCAAAGCAAAAAGCAACATCTAAGAAGAGAAATGTACGCGTTGACGCTATCGGTCAGCTTCACGTTCATAGCTCATTCAATAACATTATTGTATCTCTTGCTAATAATGAGGGTCAGATCATTTCTTGGTCTTCTGCTGGTAAGATGGGTTTCCGTGGTTCTAAGAAGAATACTCCTTATGCTGCTCAGATGGCTGCAGAGGATTGTGCAAAGGTCGCTTTTGATCTTGGTCTTCGTAAGGTTAAGGCTTATGTTAAGGGTCCAGGTAATGGTCGTGAGTCTGCTATCCGTGCTATTCACGGTGCAGGTATCGAGGTTACTGAAATCGTTGACGTAACTCCATTACCACACAATGGTTGCCGTCCTCCAAAGCGTCGTCGTGTATAA
- the rpsD gene encoding 30S ribosomal protein S4: MARYIGPKSKIARRFGEPIFGADKVLSKRNFPPGQHGNNRRRKMSEYGVMLAEKQKAKYTYGVLERQFRNMFDKAAKADGITGEVLLQNLECRLDNVVFRLGIAPTRAAARQLVGHKHIVVDGKVVNIPSFAVKPGMVVGVREKSKSLEVIEAALAGFNHSKYPWIEWDDNSKSGKFLHKPERADIPENIKEQLIVELYSK; encoded by the coding sequence ATGGCTAGATATATAGGTCCGAAATCTAAAATTGCGCGTCGTTTTGGTGAGCCAATCTTCGGCGCTGACAAAGTTTTGTCCAAGAGAAACTTCCCTCCTGGACAGCATGGCAACAACCGTCGTCGTAAGATGTCTGAGTACGGTGTCATGTTGGCAGAGAAGCAGAAAGCTAAGTACACTTATGGTGTATTAGAGCGTCAGTTCCGTAATATGTTTGATAAGGCTGCTAAGGCTGATGGTATTACTGGTGAGGTTCTTCTTCAGAATCTCGAGTGCCGTCTTGATAACGTTGTATTCCGTCTTGGTATCGCTCCAACACGTGCTGCTGCGCGTCAGTTGGTTGGTCACAAGCACATCGTTGTTGATGGTAAGGTAGTTAATATCCCTTCATTCGCAGTTAAGCCTGGTATGGTTGTTGGTGTTCGTGAGAAGTCTAAGTCTCTCGAGGTTATCGAAGCAGCTCTTGCAGGTTTCAATCATAGCAAGTACCCATGGATTGAGTGGGACGATAATTCAAAGAGCGGTAAGTTCTTACACAAGCCAGAGCGTGCCGACATCCCAGAGAATATTAAGGAGCAGTTAATCGTTGAGTTGTACTCTAAATAA
- a CDS encoding DNA-directed RNA polymerase subunit alpha — MAILAFQKPDKVVMLEADNQFGKFEFRPLEPGFGVTIGNALRRILLSSLEGYAVNTIRIAGVEHEFSSVPGVKEDVTNIILNLKQVRFKQVVEEFENEKVSITVENSTEFKAGDIGKYLTGFEVLNPDLVICHLDAKASMQIDLTINKGRGYVPADENRQFCTDVNVLPIDSIYTPIRNVKYAVEPYRVEQKTDYDKLVLEVTTDGSISPKDALKEAAKILIYHFMLFSDEKITLETQDQESNQEFDEEVLHMRQLLKTRLVDMNLSVRALNCLKAADVETLGDLVQFNKTDLLKFRNFGKKSLSELDDLLESLNLSFGTDISKYKLDKES, encoded by the coding sequence ATGGCGATATTAGCATTTCAAAAACCTGATAAAGTAGTAATGTTAGAGGCTGATAACCAGTTCGGAAAGTTTGAATTCCGTCCTTTGGAGCCTGGCTTCGGTGTTACCATTGGTAACGCCTTGCGCCGCATTCTCCTTTCATCATTGGAGGGTTATGCTGTTAACACTATCCGCATTGCGGGTGTTGAGCATGAGTTCTCTTCAGTTCCTGGTGTAAAGGAAGATGTTACTAACATTATCTTGAATCTCAAACAAGTTCGATTCAAGCAAGTAGTAGAAGAATTCGAGAATGAGAAAGTTAGTATCACCGTTGAGAATTCTACAGAATTCAAAGCAGGTGATATCGGTAAGTATCTGACTGGATTTGAAGTGTTAAACCCTGATTTGGTGATTTGTCATTTAGATGCCAAAGCTTCGATGCAGATCGATTTGACTATTAATAAGGGACGCGGTTATGTTCCTGCTGATGAGAATCGTCAATTCTGCACTGACGTTAACGTTCTCCCAATCGATTCCATCTACACCCCTATTCGTAACGTAAAGTACGCTGTTGAACCATATCGTGTTGAGCAAAAGACCGACTATGATAAGCTCGTACTTGAAGTTACAACTGATGGTTCCATTAGTCCAAAGGATGCACTGAAAGAGGCTGCGAAGATTCTTATTTATCACTTCATGCTCTTCTCTGATGAGAAGATTACTCTTGAGACACAGGATCAGGAGAGTAATCAGGAGTTTGATGAAGAGGTTCTTCATATGCGTCAGTTGCTTAAAACTCGTCTCGTAGACATGAATCTTAGTGTTCGTGCCCTCAACTGCTTGAAGGCAGCTGATGTTGAGACTCTTGGTGATTTGGTTCAGTTTAACAAGACTGACCTCTTGAAGTTCCGCAACTTTGGTAAGAAATCGCTCTCAGAGCTTGATGATTTGCTCGAGAGTCTGAATCTGTCTTTTGGAACTGATATTTCAAAGTATAAATTAGACAAGGAATCTTAA